From Polynucleobacter sp. AP-Sving-400A-A2:
ATTCAACTGCTAAATTAAACGGCGAGGCGTTTGCGACCTTTGGCGCGACGAGCATTTAATACAGCACGCCCACTCTTGGTTTTCATGCGAATACGGAATCCGTGAGTGCGTTTACGACGTGTTACTGAGGGTTGGTATGTTCTTTTCATGATTCATCCTGCAAAACCCAGTATTTTCCTTGTTGCCCGGCAAAAGGTCA
This genomic window contains:
- the rpmH gene encoding 50S ribosomal protein L34 yields the protein MKRTYQPSVTRRKRTHGFRIRMKTKSGRAVLNARRAKGRKRLAV